Proteins encoded by one window of Mesorhizobium sp. INR15:
- the metH gene encoding methionine synthase: MSQNTSSLDDLFGPAAAKSDGSDVLAALTAAARERILILDGAMGTQIQGLGFDEEHFRGETFAGCACHQQGNNDLLILTQPKAIEEIHYQYAIAGADILETNTFSSTSIAQADYGMEDAVYALNRDGARLVRRAAKRAEQKDGKRRFVAGALGPTNRTASMSPDVNNPGYRAVTFDDLRLAYGEQLRGLIDGGADIILIETIFDTLNAKAAIFACNEIFIEKGVHLPVMISGTITDLSGRTLSGQTPTAFWHSVRHASPFTIGLNCALGANAMRAHLAEISGVADTFTCAYPNAGLPNEFGQYDESPDFMAAQIEDFAREGLVNVVGGCCGSTPDHIRAIAEAVKKYPPRAIPEIERKMRLSGLEPFTLTDEIPFVNVGERTNVTGSAKFRKLITAGDYVAALDVARDQVANGAQIIDINMDEGLIDSKKAMVEYLNLIAAEPDIARVPVMVDSSKWEIIEAGLKCVQGKPLVNSISMKEGEEAFLHHARLVRAYGAAVVVMAFDEDGQADTRVRKVEICTRAYKLLTEQAGFPPEDIVFDPNVFAIATGIEEHNNYGVDFIEASREITGALPHVHISGGVSNLSFSFRGNEPVREAMHAVFLYHAIQAGMDMGIVNAGQLAVYDTIDPELREACEDVVNNREPKGGGSATERMLELAERFKGTAGKEAQERDLAWRDRPVEQRISHALVNGITEFIDADTEDARLAAERPLHVIEGPLMAGMNIVGDLFGAGKMFLPQVVKSARVMKQAVAGLLPHMEAEKLANAANGIDTGERQTAGKILMATVKGDVHDIGKNIVGVVLACNNYEIIDLGVMVPAAKILQTAREQNVDIIGLSGLITPSLDEMAHMAAEMEREGFDIPLLIGGATTSRVHTAVKIHPRYSKGQTVYVTDASRAVGVVSALLSNEAKGGYVDTVRAEYQKVADAHARSEADKLRLPLAKARANAHRIDWAAYEPPKPSFLGVKVFENWDLGELARYIDWTPFFQTWELKGRYPKILDDEAQGPAARQLFEDAQAMLKKIIDEKWFAPKGVIGFWPANAVGDDIKLFTDDRRAQDLATFFTLRQQLTKRDGKANVALSDFVAPTDSGKADYLGGFIVTAGIEEVAIAERFERANDDYSSIMVKALADRFAEAFAERLHEKVRKEFWGYAADENLVPDDLIGEPYRGIRPAPGYPAQPDHTEKATLFRLLDGERNAGVSLTESFAMWPGSSVSGIYLAQPESYYFGVAKVERDQVKDYARRKAMPLAEVERWLGPILNYVPANYAEAAE, translated from the coding sequence ATGTCGCAGAATACCTCATCGCTGGACGACCTTTTCGGCCCTGCCGCTGCAAAATCGGATGGTTCGGACGTGCTTGCGGCGCTGACGGCGGCGGCGCGCGAGCGCATCCTGATCCTCGACGGCGCCATGGGCACGCAGATCCAGGGTCTCGGTTTCGACGAGGAGCATTTTCGCGGCGAGACCTTCGCCGGCTGCGCCTGCCACCAGCAAGGCAATAACGACCTTCTGATCCTGACGCAGCCGAAGGCGATCGAGGAAATCCACTATCAATACGCTATTGCCGGCGCCGACATTCTGGAGACCAACACCTTCTCCTCGACGTCGATCGCGCAGGCCGACTATGGCATGGAAGATGCCGTCTATGCGCTGAACCGGGATGGCGCTCGGCTGGTGCGGCGGGCGGCGAAAAGGGCGGAGCAGAAAGACGGCAAGCGCCGCTTCGTCGCCGGTGCGCTCGGGCCGACCAACCGCACCGCCTCAATGTCGCCTGATGTCAACAATCCCGGCTATCGTGCTGTAACCTTTGACGATCTGCGCCTTGCGTATGGCGAGCAGCTGCGCGGGCTGATCGATGGTGGCGCCGACATCATCCTGATCGAGACCATTTTCGACACGCTGAACGCCAAGGCGGCGATCTTTGCCTGCAACGAGATTTTCATCGAGAAGGGCGTGCATCTGCCGGTGATGATTTCCGGCACCATCACCGACCTGTCGGGGCGCACGTTGTCGGGCCAGACGCCGACCGCTTTCTGGCATTCGGTGCGCCATGCCAGCCCGTTCACCATCGGCCTCAACTGCGCGCTTGGCGCCAATGCGATGCGCGCGCACCTGGCCGAGATTTCCGGTGTCGCCGACACATTCACCTGCGCATATCCGAACGCCGGCCTGCCCAATGAATTCGGCCAGTACGATGAGAGCCCGGACTTCATGGCCGCGCAGATCGAGGATTTTGCGCGGGAAGGGCTGGTCAATGTCGTCGGCGGCTGCTGCGGATCGACGCCGGACCATATCCGGGCCATTGCCGAGGCAGTCAAAAAGTATCCGCCGCGCGCCATTCCCGAGATCGAGCGCAAGATGCGGCTGTCCGGGCTGGAGCCGTTCACGCTGACCGACGAGATTCCCTTCGTCAATGTCGGCGAGCGCACCAATGTCACCGGCTCGGCCAAGTTCCGCAAGCTGATCACGGCGGGCGACTATGTCGCCGCCCTCGACGTGGCGCGCGACCAGGTCGCCAATGGCGCGCAGATCATCGACATCAACATGGATGAGGGCCTGATCGATTCGAAGAAGGCGATGGTCGAGTATCTCAACCTGATCGCCGCCGAGCCGGATATCGCGCGTGTTCCCGTCATGGTCGACTCCTCGAAATGGGAGATCATCGAGGCCGGCCTGAAATGCGTGCAAGGCAAGCCGCTGGTCAATTCCATCTCGATGAAGGAAGGCGAGGAAGCGTTCCTGCATCATGCCAGGCTGGTGCGCGCCTATGGCGCGGCGGTGGTCGTGATGGCGTTCGACGAGGACGGGCAGGCCGACACCAGGGTCAGGAAGGTCGAGATTTGTACCCGTGCGTACAAGCTGCTGACCGAGCAGGCCGGTTTCCCGCCCGAAGACATCGTCTTCGACCCCAACGTGTTCGCCATCGCCACCGGCATCGAGGAACACAACAATTACGGCGTCGACTTCATCGAGGCGTCACGCGAGATCACCGGCGCGCTGCCGCATGTCCACATATCGGGCGGCGTGTCGAACCTGTCGTTCTCGTTTCGCGGCAACGAGCCGGTGCGCGAGGCCATGCATGCGGTGTTCCTATACCATGCCATCCAGGCCGGCATGGACATGGGCATCGTCAATGCCGGGCAGCTCGCGGTCTATGACACGATCGACCCGGAACTGCGCGAAGCCTGCGAGGATGTCGTCAACAACCGCGAGCCGAAAGGCGGCGGCTCGGCGACCGAGCGCATGCTGGAACTGGCCGAGCGCTTCAAGGGTACCGCCGGCAAGGAGGCGCAGGAGCGCGATCTCGCGTGGCGTGACCGGCCGGTTGAGCAGCGCATTTCGCATGCGCTGGTCAATGGCATCACCGAATTCATCGACGCCGACACCGAGGACGCGCGGCTGGCCGCCGAGCGGCCACTGCATGTCATCGAAGGCCCGTTGATGGCCGGCATGAACATCGTCGGCGACCTGTTTGGCGCGGGCAAAATGTTCCTGCCGCAAGTGGTGAAGTCGGCGCGGGTGATGAAGCAGGCGGTGGCCGGTCTGCTGCCGCATATGGAAGCCGAGAAGCTGGCCAATGCCGCCAATGGTATCGACACTGGCGAGCGCCAGACCGCCGGCAAGATTCTGATGGCGACGGTGAAGGGTGATGTCCACGACATCGGCAAGAACATCGTTGGCGTGGTCCTGGCCTGCAACAATTACGAGATAATCGACCTCGGCGTCATGGTGCCGGCGGCAAAGATCCTGCAGACGGCGCGCGAGCAAAATGTCGACATCATCGGCCTGTCCGGCCTGATCACGCCGTCGCTGGACGAGATGGCGCACATGGCCGCCGAGATGGAGCGCGAGGGTTTCGACATTCCGCTTCTGATCGGCGGAGCGACGACCAGCCGCGTGCACACGGCGGTGAAGATCCATCCGCGCTACAGCAAGGGGCAGACGGTCTATGTCACCGACGCCAGCCGCGCGGTCGGTGTCGTCTCGGCGCTGCTGTCGAACGAGGCCAAGGGCGGCTATGTCGACACGGTCCGGGCCGAGTACCAGAAGGTCGCCGACGCGCATGCGCGCAGCGAGGCCGACAAGCTGCGGCTGCCGCTGGCCAAGGCACGCGCCAATGCACACCGGATCGACTGGGCCGCTTACGAACCGCCGAAGCCGTCCTTCCTCGGCGTGAAGGTGTTCGAGAACTGGGATCTTGGTGAGCTCGCCCGCTATATCGATTGGACGCCGTTCTTCCAGACCTGGGAGTTGAAGGGGCGCTATCCGAAGATTCTGGACGACGAGGCGCAGGGCCCCGCCGCACGGCAACTGTTCGAAGACGCGCAGGCGATGCTGAAGAAGATCATCGATGAAAAATGGTTCGCGCCGAAGGGCGTCATCGGCTTCTGGCCGGCCAATGCCGTCGGCGACGATATCAAGCTGTTCACGGATGACCGGCGCGCGCAGGACCTGGCGACCTTTTTCACCTTGCGCCAGCAACTGACCAAGCGCGACGGCAAGGCCAATGTCGCGCTGTCGGATTTCGTCGCTCCGACGGACAGCGGCAAGGCCGACTATCTCGGCGGCTTCATCGTCACCGCCGGCATCGAGGAAGTGGCGATCGCCGAACGGTTCGAGCGTGCCAATGACGACTATTCCTCGATCATGGTCAAGGCGCTGGCCGACCGCTTCGCCGAAGCCTTCGCCGAGCGCCTGCATGAAAAGGTGCGCAAGGAGTTCTGGGGCTACGCCGCTGACGAGAACCTTGTGCCCGACGACCTGATCGGCGAGCCCTATCGCGGCATTCGTCCGGCGCCTGGCTATCCGGCGCAGCCGGATCATACCGAGAAGGCAACGCTGTTCCGCCTGCTCGACGGCGAACGCAATGCCGGCGTCAGCCTGACCGAAAGCTTTGCCATGTGGCCGGGCTCCTCGGTGTCGGGCATCTATCTCGCGCAACCCGAAAGCTACTATTTCGGCGTCGCCAAGGTCGAGCGCGATCAGGTCAAGGATTACGCCCGGCGCAAGGCCATGCCGCTGGCCGAGGTCGAGCGCTGGCTCGGACCGATCCTCAACTATGTCCCGGCGAATTATGCCGAGGCGGCGGAGTAG
- a CDS encoding phosphatidylserine/phosphatidylglycerophosphate/cardiolipin synthase family protein, giving the protein MPTFVLKTRLPALAAAQAVAELTTIEIAVPEMVPRSCHLEGYDKRAIPTFQVSKQIIAYASPDSTFAVTKKLIDGAQTSILIGIYDFTAPYMEELLLAALARRVRVSLMLDIDSKTESDMFDRLVQMGVHGVSAPSCANPTVHVFSSSHEKVIVIDGEWVLVQSGNYSANSIPMNVEDGQATAHFRTGNRDTGLAIKSNELAKFFTDILESDMALVEAVPEMLRKPVDDDFFLVESAPKHMPAQLFPSQEFQLDGQLTIQPVLSPDNYMDVMPGLIAKARKSILIEQQYIRSSQPLVSKLLAAIAKAREAAPDLDVRIVLGKLFSKSDVVKETKNLENLAQEYGLKLADNIRYINTDQFVHCHNKMIVVDGNSVLVSSQNWSDAAVSKNREAGVWLTHPGIAEYFTRIFENDWASAFQALPAVAENEVMTPEALGEGGYIRVDRGDYEEV; this is encoded by the coding sequence ATGCCGACCTTTGTCCTGAAGACACGCTTGCCTGCTCTTGCCGCCGCGCAGGCGGTCGCCGAACTGACCACAATCGAGATCGCCGTTCCCGAGATGGTGCCACGAAGCTGCCATCTGGAAGGCTATGACAAACGCGCCATTCCCACCTTTCAGGTGAGCAAGCAGATCATTGCCTATGCCTCGCCCGACTCGACTTTCGCGGTAACAAAGAAGCTGATCGACGGCGCACAGACGTCAATTCTCATCGGCATCTACGATTTCACCGCCCCCTATATGGAGGAGCTTCTGCTTGCCGCCCTGGCCCGCAGGGTGAGGGTCTCGCTGATGCTCGACATCGACTCCAAGACCGAAAGCGATATGTTCGACCGTCTCGTGCAGATGGGTGTGCACGGCGTATCAGCGCCGTCATGCGCGAACCCTACTGTCCATGTGTTCAGCTCGTCGCATGAGAAGGTGATCGTCATCGATGGCGAGTGGGTCTTGGTGCAAAGCGGCAACTACAGCGCCAACAGCATTCCCATGAATGTCGAGGATGGGCAGGCCACTGCCCATTTCCGAACTGGCAACCGCGACACTGGTCTTGCAATCAAGTCGAACGAATTGGCGAAATTCTTCACCGACATTCTTGAGTCCGACATGGCCTTGGTCGAGGCCGTACCCGAAATGTTGCGCAAGCCGGTCGATGACGATTTCTTCCTTGTGGAAAGCGCGCCGAAGCATATGCCCGCACAACTGTTCCCGAGCCAGGAGTTCCAACTCGATGGTCAGTTGACGATCCAGCCCGTGTTGAGCCCCGACAACTATATGGATGTGATGCCCGGCCTTATCGCCAAGGCGCGCAAGTCCATCCTGATCGAGCAGCAGTATATCCGCTCGTCGCAGCCGCTCGTCAGCAAGCTCCTCGCCGCGATCGCCAAGGCACGCGAAGCGGCACCCGACCTTGATGTGCGTATCGTGTTGGGCAAGCTGTTCAGCAAAAGCGATGTCGTCAAGGAAACGAAAAACCTGGAGAACCTTGCCCAAGAGTATGGCCTGAAGCTGGCCGACAACATCCGTTACATCAACACGGACCAGTTCGTACACTGTCACAACAAGATGATCGTGGTCGATGGCAACAGCGTGCTGGTAAGTTCGCAGAACTGGTCGGATGCGGCAGTATCGAAGAACCGCGAAGCGGGCGTGTGGCTGACGCATCCCGGTATTGCGGAGTATTTTACCAGGATATTCGAAAATGACTGGGCCAGCGCTTTCCAGGCTTTGCCCGCCGTCGCCGAGAACGAGGTGATGACCCCCGAGGCACTCGGAGAGGGCGGCTATATCAGGGTTGATCGCGGCGATTACGAAGAGGTTTGA
- a CDS encoding amidase, producing the protein MTDDGFHLVEATIKKLRQALDTGAVTSVELVGACLRRIAHYDRHGITLNAVPVLNPEMFEEAAASDLRRCEGTTLGPLDGIPYTAKDSYKVKGLTVAAGSPAFEYLVANEDAFTIARLRAGGAVLIGLTNMPPMANGGMQRGVYGRAESPYNAAYLTAAFASGSSNGSGTATAASFAAFGLGEETWSSGRAPATNNALVAYTPSRGVISVRGNWPLVPTMDVVVPHTRSVPDMLELLDVIVAEDAETRGDFWRAQPWVVLPAISQVRPPSYAHLPLEGSLKGMRLGVPRMYIGRDSEIRTPIETRASVLALWEKAAADLRRLGAEVVEVDFPVVSNYERDRPGAQSMVDRGMVPAAFDAHEIWDLCIFGWDDFLRANADPEMPDLASVDGAKIFPRPPGTLPDRYQGDFILAEYVERARRGVTPLADIPEMERGLKGLEATRRIDFEDWLDQHRLDAVVLPAAADVGPADADINEASAILAWRNGTWVANGNVVWRHLGIPTVTVPMGTMADIGMPVGLTFAGKAYSDTKLLQLAGDFERSGSRRTSPPRTPELADDVFAAPSATNRPGKVPPLAITLSAAAIHIGDQVEITVVLDLPDDDAGITAKVHINGTPIDTQRNGAHFTGRAVVPSATHKGSHSVWRGSYGSIVTAIARHEDGRTAGAYVVIGGIG; encoded by the coding sequence ATGACCGATGACGGTTTTCACCTTGTCGAAGCGACAATCAAAAAGCTGCGGCAAGCGCTCGATACCGGCGCTGTCACCAGTGTCGAGCTGGTCGGCGCCTGCCTGCGCCGGATCGCGCATTACGACCGCCACGGCATCACGCTGAACGCTGTCCCTGTGCTCAATCCGGAGATGTTCGAGGAGGCCGCAGCCTCCGATCTGCGCCGCTGCGAAGGCACGACGCTCGGGCCTCTGGACGGCATCCCCTACACCGCCAAGGACAGCTACAAGGTCAAGGGCCTGACGGTTGCCGCCGGCTCGCCCGCCTTCGAATATCTCGTCGCCAATGAGGACGCCTTCACCATCGCGCGCTTGCGGGCCGGTGGCGCGGTGCTGATCGGGCTGACCAACATGCCGCCGATGGCCAATGGCGGCATGCAGCGCGGTGTCTATGGCCGCGCTGAAAGCCCCTACAATGCCGCCTACCTGACCGCCGCCTTCGCCTCCGGCTCGTCCAACGGCTCGGGCACCGCGACCGCCGCCAGCTTTGCCGCCTTCGGGCTTGGCGAGGAGACCTGGTCGTCCGGCCGGGCGCCGGCGACCAACAATGCACTGGTCGCCTACACGCCGTCGCGCGGCGTCATCTCCGTACGCGGCAACTGGCCGCTGGTGCCGACCATGGACGTGGTCGTGCCGCACACACGCAGCGTGCCTGACATGCTCGAACTGCTCGATGTCATCGTTGCCGAAGACGCCGAGACGAGAGGCGATTTCTGGCGTGCTCAGCCTTGGGTCGTCTTGCCCGCGATTTCGCAGGTGCGCCCGCCAAGCTATGCCCACCTCCCGCTGGAGGGATCGCTGAAGGGCATGCGGCTCGGCGTGCCAAGAATGTATATCGGCCGAGATAGTGAGATCAGAACACCGATCGAGACCCGCGCCTCGGTGCTGGCGCTGTGGGAAAAGGCGGCCGCCGACCTCAGGCGGCTTGGCGCCGAAGTTGTGGAGGTCGATTTCCCCGTCGTCTCCAATTACGAACGCGACCGGCCCGGCGCGCAATCCATGGTCGATCGCGGCATGGTGCCGGCAGCTTTCGATGCTCACGAAATCTGGGACCTGTGCATCTTCGGCTGGGACGACTTTCTGCGTGCCAATGCCGACCCTGAGATGCCCGATCTCGCCTCGGTCGATGGTGCGAAAATCTTCCCGCGGCCGCCGGGCACGCTGCCCGATCGCTATCAGGGCGACTTCATCCTCGCCGAATATGTCGAGCGGGCAAGGCGCGGCGTCACCCCGCTGGCTGATATCCCCGAAATGGAACGCGGCCTGAAAGGGCTGGAGGCGACAAGGCGGATCGACTTCGAAGACTGGCTGGACCAACACCGGCTCGATGCGGTGGTGCTTCCCGCCGCCGCCGATGTCGGGCCAGCCGACGCCGACATCAACGAGGCCTCCGCCATCCTTGCCTGGCGCAATGGCACCTGGGTCGCCAACGGCAATGTGGTGTGGCGCCACCTCGGCATCCCGACCGTCACCGTGCCGATGGGCACCATGGCTGACATCGGCATGCCGGTCGGCCTGACCTTCGCCGGCAAGGCCTACAGCGACACCAAACTGCTGCAACTGGCCGGCGATTTCGAACGCTCCGGTTCACGCCGCACCAGCCCTCCCCGTACGCCTGAACTGGCCGACGACGTCTTTGCGGCGCCATCAGCTACCAATCGGCCTGGCAAAGTTCCTCCCCTGGCCATCACACTCTCCGCTGCGGCCATTCATATCGGCGATCAGGTCGAAATCACTGTCGTGCTCGACCTGCCCGACGACGATGCTGGCATCACCGCCAAAGTCCATATCAACGGAACACCCATCGATACGCAGCGAAACGGCGCCCACTTCACCGGGCGCGCCGTTGTGCCGTCGGCGACACACAAGGGATCCCATAGTGTCTGGCGCGGTTCTTACGGTTCGATCGTCACCGCCATTGCGCGCCATGAAGACGGACGCACCGCCGGCGCCTATGTGGTGATCGGCGGCATAGGGTGA
- a CDS encoding nuclear transport factor 2 family protein, with the protein MSIQKKQVVELLKAIETGAGEPVAVINPDKYIQHNLGAADGLAGFGALLAALPPHSAKVNTVRVFQDGDFVFAHTEYDFFGPKIGFDIFRFENGKIVEHWDNLQETAGPNSSGHSMTDGPAAAVDLDKTEANKKLVTAFADDILVNGRMDKLAGYFQGNGDSYTQHNPLIADGLSGLAAGFTALAKAGITIKYDHIHKVLGEGNFVLIASEGTLGGKPTSFYDLFRLQDGKIAEHWDTIEAIPPKSEWKNGNGRF; encoded by the coding sequence ATGTCCATTCAGAAGAAACAGGTCGTGGAGCTGCTAAAAGCTATTGAAACCGGTGCCGGAGAACCCGTCGCGGTGATCAATCCCGACAAATACATCCAGCACAATCTTGGCGCCGCCGATGGCCTTGCCGGCTTTGGTGCACTGCTTGCCGCCTTGCCCCCGCATTCGGCGAAGGTAAACACCGTGCGCGTTTTCCAGGACGGCGACTTCGTCTTCGCCCACACCGAATATGACTTCTTTGGCCCTAAGATCGGCTTCGACATCTTCCGTTTCGAGAACGGCAAGATTGTCGAGCATTGGGACAATCTGCAGGAAACCGCAGGCCCGAACTCAAGCGGCCATTCGATGACCGACGGCCCGGCCGCAGCCGTCGATCTCGACAAGACGGAGGCCAACAAGAAACTGGTCACCGCCTTTGCCGACGACATTCTGGTCAATGGCCGCATGGACAAATTGGCCGGCTATTTCCAGGGCAATGGCGACAGCTACACCCAGCACAACCCGCTGATCGCCGATGGCCTGTCCGGGCTTGCCGCCGGTTTCACGGCCCTGGCGAAAGCCGGCATCACGATCAAATACGACCACATCCACAAGGTGCTTGGCGAAGGCAATTTCGTCCTGATCGCCAGCGAAGGAACGCTCGGCGGCAAGCCGACATCGTTCTATGACCTGTTCCGGCTTCAGGACGGCAAGATCGCAGAGCACTGGGATACGATCGAGGCCATCCCGCCGAAGTCCGAATGGAAGAACGGCAACGGCAGGTTCTGA
- a CDS encoding Rrf2 family transcriptional regulator — MNTRFAVAVHILTFLETQAGLPATSELIASSVNTNPTLIRRLLSQLAKAGLTTSQMGSGGGALLARSAETISLLDVWRAMDEAREVFAMHEAPNPMCPVGRNIKRTLGLRIAGVQAAMDAELARTTIAAMAHDISSDEQARMAAIA; from the coding sequence ATGAACACCCGCTTCGCCGTTGCCGTCCATATCCTGACCTTTCTCGAAACCCAGGCCGGTTTGCCAGCGACATCTGAGTTGATCGCCTCGAGCGTCAACACCAACCCAACCTTGATCCGGCGGCTGCTGTCGCAATTGGCCAAGGCTGGACTGACGACGTCGCAGATGGGTTCCGGCGGCGGTGCGCTTCTTGCACGATCGGCCGAGACAATCTCGCTTCTCGATGTCTGGCGCGCCATGGACGAGGCGCGTGAAGTGTTTGCCATGCACGAGGCGCCAAACCCGATGTGCCCTGTCGGGCGGAACATCAAGAGGACGCTCGGGCTGCGGATCGCTGGAGTTCAGGCGGCAATGGATGCGGAGCTCGCCAGGACCACGATCGCCGCCATGGCGCACGATATCTCATCCGACGAACAGGCACGGATGGCGGCGATCGCCTGA
- a CDS encoding LysR substrate-binding domain-containing protein: MKQNFTVRQGALDGVEAFLSVARHRNFRKAAAELNVTPSAISQAVRTLEARIGAALFVRTTRSVGLTEAGERFLARARPAFEELVAASAVARDLGQRPTGLLRLSVPPSVVPILLEPLIASFCQAYPEIELEIVASGELVDLAAEGYDAGIRPGQFIAADMIAVRLTPPLPFMVVGSPDYLRLRNVPERIEDLRGHACLRMRRSNGSIAPWPFVDGNKSVEAIISGPLIAHDYPTLLGAAIQGAGLAQVPAPLARTPLADGRLQEVLRPFAATSPGLFLYYPGKRQVLPKLRAFIDHVRYRGDAETPAA; encoded by the coding sequence ATGAAGCAGAACTTCACAGTCAGACAAGGCGCGCTTGACGGCGTCGAGGCTTTCCTGAGCGTCGCCCGGCACCGCAATTTCCGCAAGGCGGCGGCCGAGCTTAACGTCACCCCGTCAGCGATCAGCCAGGCGGTGCGGACGCTCGAGGCGCGCATTGGCGCCGCGCTCTTCGTCCGTACGACGCGCAGTGTCGGCCTGACCGAGGCCGGTGAGCGCTTCCTTGCGCGCGCAAGGCCGGCATTCGAGGAACTGGTCGCCGCGAGCGCGGTTGCCCGCGACCTTGGCCAGCGGCCGACCGGGCTGCTGCGTCTCTCGGTGCCGCCGTCGGTCGTGCCGATCCTGCTGGAGCCGCTCATCGCTTCCTTCTGCCAGGCCTATCCGGAAATCGAACTGGAGATCGTGGCGAGCGGCGAACTCGTCGACCTTGCCGCCGAGGGATACGATGCAGGCATAAGGCCCGGCCAGTTTATCGCCGCCGACATGATCGCGGTACGGCTGACACCGCCGCTGCCATTCATGGTCGTTGGCAGCCCCGACTATCTGCGCCTGCGCAACGTGCCTGAGCGCATCGAGGACCTACGCGGCCATGCCTGCCTGCGCATGCGCCGTTCAAACGGGTCGATCGCGCCCTGGCCTTTTGTCGACGGCAACAAGTCGGTTGAGGCCATCATCTCAGGGCCGCTCATCGCGCATGACTACCCAACGCTTCTTGGCGCCGCGATCCAGGGGGCCGGGCTTGCGCAGGTGCCCGCACCGCTCGCCAGGACGCCGCTCGCGGACGGCCGATTGCAGGAAGTGCTGAGACCCTTTGCTGCAACATCGCCAGGGCTTTTTCTCTACTATCCCGGAAAACGTCAGGTCCTGCCCAAGCTGCGCGCCTTCATCGACCACGTCAGATACCGGGGCGACGCCGAGACCCCTGCCGCCTAA
- a CDS encoding class I SAM-dependent methyltransferase yields MTHDLDRVRAHYSAAGLTERLRAALAALGPEEQRLTPEQLAGLDQFHTRGLAATAELAGLAGIGAGTLVLDVGSGLGGPARFLAATHGCRVTGVDLSEPFVEAARYLTERTGQSGRVTFEAASALALPFGDSHFDAVLLQHVAMNIADRPGLYREIRRVLKPGGRFATFDVVRKGGDPHYPVPWAPSQAESFLLTATETRERVEEAGFGMLVGQDDTDAATAWFARMRASGLPPQLNLGVVMGPGFAGLAANLGRSLAEGRLGVLTAIFEAIPGNE; encoded by the coding sequence ATGACACATGATCTCGACCGCGTGCGCGCGCATTACAGCGCGGCCGGCCTGACCGAGCGTCTCAGGGCGGCGCTGGCAGCGCTCGGACCGGAGGAGCAGAGGCTGACGCCTGAGCAACTGGCCGGGCTTGACCAGTTCCACACCCGTGGCCTGGCGGCTACCGCCGAGCTTGCCGGACTGGCCGGGATTGGGGCCGGCACTTTGGTCCTGGATGTTGGATCGGGACTTGGCGGGCCGGCCCGCTTCCTGGCCGCGACCCATGGCTGCCGGGTGACGGGCGTCGACCTCAGCGAGCCCTTCGTCGAGGCCGCGCGCTATCTGACCGAGCGAACGGGGCAGAGTGGGCGCGTGACGTTCGAGGCCGCCAGCGCACTGGCGCTTCCGTTCGGCGACAGCCACTTCGATGCCGTGTTGCTGCAGCATGTGGCGATGAACATCGCCGATCGGCCAGGTCTCTATCGCGAGATCAGGCGGGTGCTGAAGCCGGGTGGAAGATTCGCCACGTTCGACGTGGTGCGGAAAGGCGGCGACCCGCACTATCCCGTTCCTTGGGCGCCAAGTCAGGCCGAGAGCTTTTTGCTGACCGCGACTGAAACGCGAGAGCGGGTCGAGGAAGCGGGGTTCGGCATGCTGGTGGGGCAAGACGACACTGACGCAGCCACGGCCTGGTTCGCACGGATGAGGGCGTCGGGATTGCCCCCTCAGCTCAATCTCGGCGTCGTCATGGGGCCCGGCTTCGCGGGACTTGCCGCCAACCTTGGACGAAGCCTGGCGGAAGGCAGGCTGGGCGTTCTGACCGCCATCTTCGAGGCCATTCCAGGCAACGAATGA
- a CDS encoding CatB-related O-acetyltransferase, translated as MPRKVSRPSPCCMAAWLLTISRIKSEVLLAVQSCPKSFQMSRLARWLRENNILGEKNPLPIGVTVGRHTYGVTKRTAYMPSKAAPLNIGTFCSIAGEVVIMCEGNHAIDCATSYPLHIQLLKKPSPVENGGKLSGVNIGNDVWIGMRATVLPGVNIGHGAVIGANAVVSKDVPPYAIVVGNPARVVRYRFAEETIEKLLAIRWWDWDDYKIKREADALTGPIEGFVERHFQPDIGMKNS; from the coding sequence ATGCCGCGCAAAGTTTCACGGCCATCCCCTTGCTGCATGGCAGCGTGGCTGCTCACTATTTCGCGCATCAAATCCGAGGTGTTGCTGGCCGTTCAGAGTTGCCCTAAGAGCTTTCAAATGTCGAGATTAGCAAGATGGCTGCGTGAGAATAACATTCTCGGAGAGAAGAACCCGTTGCCGATTGGTGTGACGGTCGGACGCCATACCTATGGCGTGACAAAGCGCACGGCTTATATGCCGTCCAAGGCTGCCCCCTTGAACATCGGCACTTTTTGCTCGATCGCCGGTGAAGTAGTCATCATGTGCGAGGGCAATCACGCGATCGATTGCGCGACATCCTACCCTCTTCACATCCAGTTGTTGAAAAAGCCGTCCCCGGTAGAGAATGGCGGCAAGCTCAGCGGTGTGAACATTGGCAACGATGTCTGGATCGGAATGCGGGCAACAGTATTGCCCGGCGTTAATATCGGTCACGGCGCCGTCATCGGAGCAAACGCCGTGGTCAGCAAGGACGTTCCGCCCTACGCGATTGTCGTGGGAAACCCAGCAAGAGTCGTTCGATATCGTTTCGCTGAGGAAACCATCGAGAAATTGCTGGCGATCCGCTGGTGGGATTGGGATGACTACAAGATCAAACGTGAGGCCGACGCGCTGACCGGCCCGATAGAAGGCTTTGTCGAGCGGCATTTCCAGCCGGACATCGGCATGAAAAACAGCTAG